A single genomic interval of Picosynechococcus sp. PCC 7003 harbors:
- a CDS encoding NAD-dependent succinate-semialdehyde dehydrogenase, with protein sequence MAIATINPTTGEICQRFKALTPAEIDAKLAKAQGAFQAYRRTSFSQRRQWLENAAAILERDASKFAEIITTEMGKTHKSAIAEAEKSALVCRYYAEHGEQFLANEYTETQATESYVCYQPLGILLAVMPWNFPFWQVFRFAAPALMAGNVAVLKHASNVPQCALAVEAILEAAGFPEGVFQTLLIGAAQVEQVIKDPRVKAATLTGSEPAGASLASLAGQEIKPTLLELGGSDPFVVFPSADLDEAVAVGTVARTMNNGQSCIAAKRFILHEAIAAEFLEKLHLKFASLKIGNPMEPETDIGPLATEGILQDISRQVDQAVAAGAKVLLGGRPLDRAGHFYPPTILTEIPPGAKILQEELFAPVAMVFTVKDLDQAIALANDIPFGLGASAWTNDPAEQKRFIRDLDAGAVFINGMVKSDPRLPFGGTKRSGYGRELGLAGIRTFVNAKTVWLK encoded by the coding sequence ATGGCGATCGCCACGATCAATCCCACAACCGGAGAAATCTGTCAGCGTTTTAAAGCCCTGACCCCAGCAGAAATTGACGCAAAATTAGCCAAGGCCCAGGGGGCATTTCAAGCATATCGGCGCACCAGTTTTAGCCAACGGCGACAGTGGCTCGAAAATGCGGCGGCGATCCTCGAGCGGGATGCCAGTAAATTTGCCGAAATTATCACCACGGAGATGGGGAAAACCCATAAAAGTGCGATCGCCGAAGCCGAAAAATCTGCTTTAGTGTGTCGCTACTATGCCGAACATGGCGAGCAGTTTTTGGCCAATGAATATACAGAAACCCAGGCCACAGAAAGTTATGTTTGCTATCAGCCCTTGGGCATTCTGCTTGCAGTGATGCCGTGGAATTTTCCCTTCTGGCAAGTCTTTCGTTTTGCGGCCCCAGCATTAATGGCGGGGAATGTGGCGGTGTTAAAGCATGCGTCCAATGTGCCCCAGTGCGCCCTAGCCGTGGAAGCGATTTTAGAGGCGGCGGGGTTTCCGGAAGGGGTGTTTCAAACCTTGTTAATTGGCGCAGCCCAGGTAGAGCAGGTGATCAAAGATCCCCGGGTGAAGGCCGCCACCTTAACGGGGAGCGAACCCGCTGGGGCGAGTTTAGCCAGTCTCGCGGGCCAAGAAATTAAACCGACGCTCTTGGAACTGGGTGGCAGTGATCCCTTTGTGGTCTTTCCGTCGGCGGATCTCGATGAGGCTGTGGCCGTGGGCACCGTGGCCCGCACCATGAATAATGGCCAATCTTGTATTGCGGCAAAACGGTTTATTCTCCACGAGGCGATCGCCGCCGAATTTCTCGAAAAACTCCACCTCAAATTCGCCAGTCTCAAGATCGGCAATCCCATGGAACCAGAGACGGATATCGGCCCCCTGGCAACGGAGGGCATTTTGCAGGATATCAGCCGCCAAGTGGATCAAGCGGTGGCCGCTGGGGCCAAGGTTTTGTTGGGCGGGCGACCCCTCGATCGCGCCGGTCATTTTTATCCGCCGACCATTTTGACGGAGATTCCCCCAGGGGCCAAAATTCTTCAGGAGGAACTGTTTGCGCCGGTGGCGATGGTGTTTACGGTTAAAGATCTCGATCAGGCGATCGCCCTTGCCAATGATATTCCCTTTGGTCTAGGGGCCAGTGCCTGGACAAATGATCCAGCAGAACAAAAACGCTTTATCCGGGATCTCGACGCTGGAGCTGTCTTTATTAATGGCATGGTGAAATCTGACCCACGCCTCCCCTTTGGCGGGACGAAACGCTCTGGCTATGGGCGAGAATTGGGCCTTGCCGGGATTCGCACCTTTGTGAATGCCAAAACAGTGTGGCTGAAATAA
- a CDS encoding RNA-binding S4 domain-containing protein: protein MTQTPTAEPTIQLDQFLKIMNLVATGGQAKMVIQGGFVEVNGETETRRKRKLRHGDLVTFEETTLQVEFDE from the coding sequence ATGACCCAAACACCCACCGCTGAACCCACAATTCAGCTTGATCAATTTCTGAAGATTATGAACCTTGTGGCGACGGGGGGCCAGGCCAAAATGGTCATCCAGGGGGGCTTCGTGGAGGTCAATGGAGAAACGGAAACCCGCCGCAAACGGAAATTACGCCACGGAGATCTCGTCACCTTTGAGGAGACAACGCTTCAGGTGGAATTTGACGAGTAG
- the gshA gene encoding glutamate--cysteine ligase: MLLSKGLEIEIYTGTPAGEIIGLSDQVVKALEGFVREPDNRNVEYTTPPCCSYESLLCAILQPRLQLRQFLKTLGNYTLIPGSTLSLGDASRFFRSDPQNPYHAYIEKTYGTDVVTASVHINIGIEDPEILMRACRLMRLEAPLILALSAASPFLDGRVTGSHSRRWQVFPKTPAQVPLFTSHQHFIDWTNEQLRLGTMQNVRHLWSSVRPNGDRRPYSLNRLELRICDLVIHPLQLLAIVAFVEARIQQLMAQPHLDPLKSSQLNPARLLEITDANEQLAAQSSLDATLNHWRTGQPIQAVDWIQEIYTEVYPFAKQAGFACFLSPLQKLLREGNQAQRWLQAHHQGQPLEMIIQKAIAEAETLDQELAQYLCEPAALVA, encoded by the coding sequence TTGCTGCTATCAAAAGGTTTAGAGATTGAGATCTACACAGGCACTCCCGCCGGAGAAATTATCGGCCTCTCCGATCAAGTGGTAAAGGCCCTCGAAGGCTTCGTGCGGGAACCCGATAATCGCAACGTAGAATACACCACGCCCCCCTGTTGCAGCTATGAAAGTTTGCTCTGTGCCATTTTGCAGCCCCGACTTCAACTGCGTCAGTTCTTAAAAACCCTGGGAAACTACACCCTCATTCCTGGCAGTACCCTCTCTTTGGGCGATGCGAGCCGCTTTTTTCGTTCGGATCCTCAAAATCCCTACCATGCCTATATTGAAAAGACCTATGGCACCGATGTGGTGACGGCCAGTGTCCACATTAATATTGGCATTGAAGATCCAGAAATTTTGATGCGGGCCTGTCGGTTAATGCGCCTCGAAGCCCCCTTGATCCTGGCTTTGAGTGCGGCCTCGCCGTTTTTAGATGGTCGCGTGACGGGTTCCCATTCCCGCCGCTGGCAAGTTTTCCCGAAAACCCCGGCCCAGGTGCCCCTATTTACCAGCCATCAACATTTTATTGATTGGACTAATGAGCAACTCCGTCTGGGCACAATGCAGAATGTCCGACATCTTTGGTCTTCGGTACGCCCCAATGGCGATCGCCGTCCATATTCCCTAAACCGTTTGGAACTGAGAATTTGTGATTTGGTGATTCACCCTCTGCAATTGTTGGCTATTGTGGCCTTTGTGGAAGCAAGAATCCAGCAGCTTATGGCCCAGCCCCACCTCGACCCCCTCAAATCGAGTCAATTAAATCCGGCTCGCCTCTTGGAAATTACCGATGCCAATGAGCAGTTGGCGGCCCAATCTAGCCTAGACGCGACCCTCAATCACTGGCGGACGGGCCAACCGATCCAAGCGGTAGACTGGATCCAAGAAATTTATACAGAGGTCTATCCCTTTGCGAAACAGGCGGGATTTGCTTGTTTTTTGAGCCCCCTACAAAAGTTACTCCGGGAAGGGAACCAGGCCCAGCGATGGCTCCAGGCCCATCACCAAGGTCAACCTTTAGAGATGATCATCCAAAAGGCGATCGCCGAAGCCGAAACCCTCGATCAAGAATTAGCCCAATATTTATGTGAACCGGCTGCCCTTGTGGCCTAG
- a CDS encoding ISAs1 family transposase, whose amino-acid sequence MASLFNNEVLKASIDKHFGEIEDPRVERTRAHYLVDIIVIALFATISGADSWVGIETYGNSKEEWLRQFLELPNGIPSHNTCARVFARLDSEQLEAEFRNWVGTIAGKLSAQVIAIDGKASRGSYDREKGIKDLQLVSAWATSSRLVLGQEAVETKSNEITAIPQLLAQLELKGCIVTIDAMGTQKKIAQQICQAKADYILALKGNQGRLFKAVKTWFEKQRESAKEWRETGWHQTEKGHQRLETRTIWQIPASHVLPQELREPWQQLRTIVIVEGTRQLWHKTTHEIRFFISSIEATNQEFASHIRNHWGIENQLHWCLDVVFGEDNSRIRQGHSARNMSLMRRFTLNLLRQETSQTSLTMKRYKAAMDNGFLLKILADSGFILDA is encoded by the coding sequence ATGGCATCCCTATTTAACAACGAAGTTCTCAAAGCCAGTATTGACAAGCACTTTGGAGAAATAGAAGACCCAAGAGTAGAACGTACACGGGCACACTACTTAGTCGATATCATCGTTATCGCTCTTTTTGCCACTATATCAGGAGCCGATAGTTGGGTAGGAATCGAAACCTATGGAAATTCCAAAGAAGAATGGCTCAGGCAATTTCTCGAGTTGCCCAACGGCATCCCCTCCCATAATACTTGTGCCAGGGTATTTGCCAGATTAGACTCAGAACAATTAGAAGCAGAATTTCGCAACTGGGTAGGGACAATAGCAGGAAAGCTCTCAGCTCAGGTCATTGCCATAGATGGAAAAGCTTCACGAGGCTCCTACGATAGGGAAAAAGGCATTAAAGACCTACAACTGGTCAGTGCTTGGGCAACGTCATCTCGTCTAGTGTTAGGACAAGAGGCTGTGGAAACAAAATCCAATGAAATTACAGCCATTCCTCAACTACTCGCACAACTAGAGCTCAAAGGATGTATTGTGACCATCGATGCCATGGGCACTCAAAAGAAAATCGCCCAACAGATTTGTCAAGCTAAAGCAGACTATATTCTGGCTCTCAAGGGCAACCAGGGTAGATTGTTTAAAGCAGTAAAAACCTGGTTTGAAAAGCAAAGAGAATCTGCCAAAGAATGGCGAGAAACGGGATGGCATCAGACGGAGAAGGGACATCAGCGTCTAGAAACCAGAACAATCTGGCAAATTCCAGCATCTCATGTTTTGCCTCAAGAGTTACGGGAGCCTTGGCAGCAACTCCGTACCATCGTCATTGTGGAAGGAACTCGTCAACTTTGGCATAAGACTACTCACGAAATCCGCTTCTTTATCAGTTCTATAGAAGCGACAAATCAGGAGTTTGCCAGTCATATTCGCAATCACTGGGGAATTGAAAATCAGCTTCATTGGTGTCTTGACGTGGTCTTTGGAGAAGATAATTCTCGAATTCGCCAAGGTCATTCGGCTCGTAATATGAGCCTAATGAGGCGGTTCACGTTGAATCTGCTTCGTCAGGAGACTTCTCAAACCAGCCTCACCATGAAGCGTTACAAGGCTGCCATGGACAATGGTTTTTTACTTAAAATCCTTGCTGACTCTGGTTTTATTTTAGATGCGTAG
- a CDS encoding dienelactone hydrolase family protein — protein sequence MPPLQTETVQIPNGDLQIAAYLSYPVSTEPLPAVIVVQEIFGVNAHIRDVTDRIARLGYVAIAPAIYQRLAPGFEAGYTPEDVQVGRQYKEQTKATELLSDLQATIDYLYGLPQVKPTGVGSIGFCFGGHVTYLGASLPEIKATASFYGAGITTWCPGEPTQTTLDYTPKIQGKLYGFFGMADASIPTAQVDQIETALKTHQVDYQIFRYEGADHGFFCDRRASYNEQAAQAAWQEVQILFAETL from the coding sequence ATGCCCCCACTCCAAACAGAAACGGTGCAAATTCCCAATGGCGATCTCCAGATTGCCGCTTACTTGAGCTATCCAGTCAGTACGGAACCTCTGCCCGCTGTAATTGTGGTGCAGGAAATTTTTGGGGTCAATGCCCACATTCGCGATGTCACCGACCGCATTGCTCGCTTAGGCTATGTGGCGATCGCCCCGGCAATTTATCAACGGTTGGCCCCAGGGTTTGAAGCGGGATATACGCCAGAGGATGTGCAAGTCGGACGGCAATACAAAGAACAAACCAAGGCCACAGAACTCCTCAGTGATCTCCAGGCGACCATTGATTATCTTTACGGTCTGCCCCAGGTGAAGCCCACGGGGGTTGGTAGCATTGGCTTTTGCTTTGGCGGTCACGTGACCTATTTGGGGGCGAGTCTGCCGGAGATTAAGGCGACGGCGTCTTTTTATGGTGCGGGCATTACCACCTGGTGTCCTGGGGAACCGACCCAGACAACCCTCGACTACACCCCTAAGATCCAAGGCAAACTCTATGGCTTTTTTGGGATGGCCGATGCTTCTATTCCGACGGCCCAGGTGGATCAGATCGAGACGGCTCTAAAAACGCACCAAGTCGATTACCAAATTTTTCGCTATGAAGGGGCGGATCATGGCTTCTTTTGCGATCGCCGCGCCAGTTACAATGAACAGGCCGCCCAAGCGGCATGGCAGGAGGTGCAAATCCTCTTTGCCGAAACCCTCTAG
- a CDS encoding peptidoglycan DD-metalloendopeptidase family protein, producing MIPAPVTLATAPEVESPQLVAAVSSNSVSRVEPELPAIKHIVAEADTFWSIAQRYGVAPEAIATLNDLTVESTLVVGQALKIPAPSQQQIARYEIDSPAIAPSEQPTLPKPSVEVAALELPSQALMDADSVRLEADAPTATLRAEQDKLVESIQALKSQPVEKVIFEAETEASQPETLVSSTALTPQAPTAAPKGVVTIPVPKPQDFSAPTAKAEPTPETLIANNAVSSPQRLPEPPKLQSPTPELVLEAKKEEKTEQARSVTLTIPPAQSNASTPLVRPQEKAVAPTAPAEVLVAANTNAVPKSHVVRPGETLYAIARRYGISGRELIAANKLLNPNVIYVNQRLTIPARAQRPQPQKEFVALVPQTEVTQGVNRNSATLANAVSLPQPKLQVETGSAVAAESDQITTEAAVEKLKTDIARLRREYQQQSTPIALKVPAPNVEFTSNERASNERAAAPAPVVVNPEWQGQPETSAARTVAVPEAPQEIAAASPGNVANYNALLRLSIGETVSPDLPPLASPDEYLPGAEIFNGYIWPAKGTFTSGYGPRWGRMHRGIDIAAPTGTPIFAAASGEVITAGWNSGGYGNLVKIRHGDGSVTLYAHNSRIMVRKGQQVKQGQQISAMGSTGFSTGPHLHFEIHPKGQGAVNPMAFLPKR from the coding sequence ATGATTCCTGCTCCAGTTACTTTAGCAACGGCTCCGGAGGTCGAATCCCCCCAACTCGTCGCTGCTGTAAGTTCAAATTCTGTCAGTAGGGTTGAGCCTGAACTACCCGCCATCAAGCACATCGTTGCTGAAGCTGATACGTTTTGGTCCATTGCTCAACGATATGGCGTTGCCCCCGAAGCGATCGCCACCTTAAACGATCTCACTGTCGAAAGTACTTTAGTGGTTGGGCAAGCACTAAAAATTCCAGCCCCTTCCCAACAGCAGATCGCCCGTTATGAGATTGACTCTCCGGCGATCGCCCCCAGCGAGCAACCCACGCTCCCCAAGCCCAGCGTTGAAGTTGCCGCCCTTGAGCTTCCTTCCCAAGCCCTCATGGATGCCGACTCCGTCCGCCTTGAGGCCGACGCACCTACCGCTACGTTACGCGCCGAACAAGATAAACTCGTCGAAAGTATTCAAGCCCTAAAAAGCCAGCCTGTGGAAAAGGTGATTTTTGAGGCAGAAACAGAGGCATCTCAACCCGAAACCTTAGTTAGCTCCACTGCTTTGACCCCCCAGGCTCCCACTGCGGCTCCTAAGGGCGTCGTTACGATTCCTGTGCCGAAACCCCAGGACTTCAGTGCGCCCACAGCGAAGGCAGAGCCCACACCAGAAACCTTGATTGCCAACAACGCCGTCTCTAGCCCACAGCGTTTACCGGAACCCCCCAAGCTCCAATCTCCGACCCCGGAATTGGTATTGGAAGCGAAAAAAGAAGAAAAAACAGAACAGGCCCGTTCCGTCACCCTGACTATTCCTCCGGCCCAAAGCAATGCTTCAACCCCCCTGGTGCGTCCCCAAGAGAAGGCCGTCGCGCCGACAGCTCCAGCGGAAGTGTTAGTTGCAGCAAATACCAATGCCGTACCCAAAAGCCATGTGGTTCGTCCTGGGGAAACTTTGTATGCGATCGCCCGTCGTTATGGCATCTCAGGACGTGAATTGATTGCCGCCAATAAGCTGCTCAATCCCAACGTAATCTACGTCAACCAAAGACTGACGATTCCGGCCCGCGCCCAACGACCCCAGCCCCAAAAAGAATTTGTGGCCCTTGTTCCCCAAACGGAGGTAACCCAAGGCGTGAATCGCAACAGTGCAACCCTAGCGAATGCAGTTTCCCTGCCGCAACCCAAATTGCAGGTAGAGACTGGTTCTGCAGTAGCAGCAGAGAGTGACCAAATCACAACGGAAGCCGCCGTAGAAAAGCTTAAAACTGACATCGCACGGCTGCGTCGAGAATATCAACAACAATCAACGCCCATTGCCCTCAAGGTTCCGGCTCCTAATGTCGAATTCACCAGCAATGAGCGCGCTAGCAATGAGCGCGCTGCGGCCCCGGCTCCCGTAGTGGTTAACCCAGAATGGCAGGGCCAACCTGAAACTTCTGCTGCCCGCACAGTAGCAGTCCCCGAAGCTCCCCAGGAAATTGCCGCAGCTTCTCCTGGCAACGTCGCCAACTATAACGCGCTTCTGCGCCTATCCATCGGTGAAACCGTGAGCCCGGATCTACCGCCCCTAGCCTCTCCCGATGAATATTTACCAGGCGCTGAAATCTTCAATGGTTATATTTGGCCGGCGAAGGGAACCTTTACCTCTGGTTATGGCCCCCGTTGGGGTCGGATGCACCGAGGAATTGATATCGCTGCTCCCACAGGTACGCCAATTTTTGCGGCGGCCAGTGGTGAAGTGATTACGGCTGGCTGGAACTCCGGCGGCTACGGCAACCTCGTCAAGATTCGTCACGGTGATGGTAGTGTGACGCTATATGCCCACAATAGCCGGATCATGGTGCGCAAAGGCCAACAGGTCAAACAAGGCCAACAAATTTCAGCCATGGGTAGCACTGGTTTCAGTACTGGCCCGCACCTCCACTTTGAGATTCATCCCAAGGGTCAGGGAGCAGTGAACCCGATGGCCTTCCTACCGAAGCGCTAG
- a CDS encoding VWA domain-containing protein, giving the protein MQVGLQARLSDAHLDATQTQSQRQLSLSIGAIASDFQDATLPLNLCLVLDHSGSMAGQPLRTVKEAAIELVDQLREGDRLSVIAFDHKAKVIVPNQDVTDKAHIKAQINRLEAAGGTCIDDGIKLGLQELANSPGKRAAQVFMLTDGENEHGDNGRCLEIAAVAAEHGVTLSSLGFGENWNQDVLEKIADAANGSLAFIETPDQALVEFERLLQRAQSVGLTNAQLLLQLSPGSRLADLKPLAQVAPETIELPVVKEGDFYGVRLGDLLTEAPRIILANLYIDQLPPGNQTIAQAQVRYDDPATGQTRLISEAVPITVAVQENYQPAPNPVVQQSILALAKYRQTQLAEDKLKAGDRQGAATLLQTAAKTAIQLGDTNAATVLQQNATQLQGGQDLSEGDRKRTRIAAKTMIQP; this is encoded by the coding sequence ATGCAAGTCGGACTGCAAGCGCGCCTCAGTGATGCCCATTTGGATGCTACCCAAACCCAAAGCCAACGGCAGCTTTCCCTCTCCATTGGGGCGATCGCCAGTGATTTTCAAGACGCCACTCTGCCCCTCAATCTCTGTTTAGTGCTGGATCACAGTGGTTCGATGGCTGGGCAACCCCTTCGCACGGTCAAGGAAGCCGCCATAGAATTGGTCGATCAACTGCGGGAAGGCGATCGCCTCTCGGTCATTGCCTTTGATCACAAAGCAAAGGTGATTGTCCCCAACCAAGATGTCACCGATAAAGCCCACATTAAAGCCCAGATCAACCGCCTTGAGGCCGCCGGGGGCACCTGTATCGACGATGGCATTAAGCTTGGGTTACAGGAACTAGCCAACAGCCCCGGCAAACGCGCCGCCCAGGTGTTTATGCTCACCGACGGGGAAAATGAACATGGTGACAATGGCCGCTGTTTAGAAATTGCCGCCGTTGCCGCCGAACATGGTGTGACCCTCAGTAGCCTTGGGTTTGGTGAGAACTGGAACCAGGACGTCCTCGAAAAAATTGCTGATGCCGCCAATGGCAGTTTGGCCTTTATCGAAACGCCGGATCAAGCCCTCGTAGAATTTGAACGACTCCTCCAACGGGCGCAATCGGTCGGTTTAACCAATGCCCAACTCCTTTTGCAACTGTCCCCTGGCAGTCGTTTAGCAGACCTCAAGCCCCTCGCCCAGGTGGCTCCAGAAACCATTGAATTGCCAGTGGTCAAGGAAGGCGATTTCTACGGTGTCCGCCTTGGGGATCTATTAACCGAAGCCCCCCGGATCATTTTGGCGAATCTATATATTGACCAACTCCCCCCCGGCAACCAAACCATTGCCCAGGCCCAAGTCCGTTACGACGACCCAGCCACGGGCCAAACCCGGCTTATTTCAGAGGCCGTTCCGATCACCGTCGCTGTCCAAGAAAACTATCAACCGGCTCCGAATCCTGTGGTGCAGCAATCGATTCTCGCCCTCGCCAAGTACCGACAAACCCAACTAGCCGAAGACAAACTCAAAGCCGGCGATCGCCAAGGGGCTGCAACCCTCCTCCAAACCGCAGCGAAAACGGCGATTCAATTGGGCGATACCAATGCGGCCACTGTCCTCCAGCAAAATGCGACCCAACTCCAAGGGGGCCAAGACCTCTCCGAAGGCGATCGCAAACGTACCCGCATCGCCGCAAAGACAATGATCCAGCCTTAA
- a CDS encoding acetolactate synthase large subunit: protein MNTAELLIRCLENEGVEYIFGLPGEENLHILEALKESSIRFITVRHEQGAAFMADVYGRLTGKAGVCLSTLGPGATNLMTGVADANLDGAPLIAITGQVGTDRMHIESHQYLDLVAMFAPVTKWNKQIVRPNTTPEVVRRAFKIAQQEKPGAVHIDLPENIAAMTVEGQPLRRDGREKIYAASRSLNRAAEAIAHAKNPLILVGNGIIRADAAEALTDFATHLNIPVVNTFMGKGAIPYTHPLSLWTVGLQQRDFVTCAFEQSDLVIAVGYDLIEYSPKRWNPDGQTPIIHIGEVAAEIDSSYIPLTEVVGDIGDALTEIRKRTDREGKTVPKFLNVRAEIREDYERYGTDASFPVKPQKIIYDLRQVMAPEDIVISDVGAHKMWMARHYHCDRPNTCLISNGFAAMGIAIPGAVAAKLVHPEKNVVAVTGDGGFMMNCQELETALRIGANFVTLIFNDGGYGLIGWKQINQFGAPAFVEFGNPDFVRFAESMGLKGYRITAAADLVSTLKEALAQDVPAVIDCPVDYSENVKFSQKSGDLICRM, encoded by the coding sequence GTGAATACCGCAGAATTATTGATCCGATGCTTAGAAAATGAAGGGGTAGAGTATATTTTTGGTCTGCCGGGGGAAGAAAATCTCCATATCCTCGAAGCCCTCAAAGAGTCTTCTATTCGCTTTATCACCGTCCGCCATGAACAGGGTGCTGCCTTTATGGCCGATGTGTATGGTCGTTTAACCGGGAAAGCGGGGGTCTGCCTGTCTACTCTAGGGCCAGGGGCCACCAATTTAATGACCGGGGTTGCCGATGCGAACCTAGACGGTGCTCCTTTGATTGCGATTACAGGGCAGGTGGGCACCGACCGGATGCACATTGAATCCCACCAATATCTCGATCTGGTGGCGATGTTTGCCCCCGTGACCAAGTGGAATAAACAAATTGTCCGGCCAAACACGACCCCAGAGGTGGTGCGTCGCGCCTTTAAAATTGCCCAACAGGAAAAACCAGGGGCGGTGCACATTGATCTCCCCGAAAATATTGCGGCGATGACCGTAGAAGGTCAGCCCCTCCGGCGGGACGGTCGCGAAAAAATCTATGCTGCGAGCCGGAGCTTAAACCGCGCCGCCGAGGCGATCGCCCATGCCAAGAATCCTTTGATCCTGGTGGGTAATGGCATTATTCGTGCCGACGCGGCCGAAGCCCTCACTGATTTTGCGACCCATCTGAATATTCCCGTGGTCAACACCTTTATGGGCAAAGGGGCAATTCCCTATACCCATCCCCTATCCCTGTGGACGGTGGGACTCCAACAACGGGATTTTGTTACCTGCGCCTTTGAGCAGAGCGATTTGGTGATTGCGGTGGGCTACGATTTGATCGAATATTCCCCGAAGCGTTGGAACCCAGACGGTCAGACTCCGATTATTCACATTGGTGAAGTAGCCGCTGAAATTGACAGTAGTTATATTCCCCTCACGGAAGTTGTCGGCGACATTGGCGATGCCTTAACGGAGATTCGTAAACGCACTGACCGCGAAGGCAAAACCGTACCCAAATTTCTCAATGTCCGGGCAGAGATTCGGGAGGATTATGAACGCTACGGCACCGATGCTAGTTTTCCAGTCAAACCCCAAAAAATTATCTACGATCTCCGTCAAGTGATGGCCCCAGAGGATATCGTCATTTCCGATGTGGGCGCCCACAAAATGTGGATGGCCCGCCATTACCATTGCGATCGCCCCAATACTTGCCTGATTTCCAATGGTTTTGCGGCGATGGGTATTGCAATTCCCGGCGCCGTAGCGGCCAAATTAGTCCACCCAGAAAAAAATGTGGTGGCCGTCACGGGAGATGGGGGATTTATGATGAACTGCCAGGAACTCGAAACCGCTCTGCGCATTGGGGCGAACTTTGTCACCCTCATTTTCAATGATGGTGGCTATGGTTTGATTGGCTGGAAGCAGATTAATCAATTTGGGGCACCGGCCTTTGTGGAGTTTGGAAACCCCGATTTCGTGCGGTTTGCCGAAAGCATGGGCCTCAAGGGTTATCGGATTACTGCCGCCGCCGACCTAGTGTCCACCCTCAAGGAAGCTTTAGCTCAGGATGTGCCAGCGGTGATCGATTGCCCCGTAGACTACAGCGAGAATGTGAAATTTTCCCAAAAATCAGGGGATTTAATCTGCCGTATGTAA
- the cobA gene encoding uroporphyrinogen-III C-methyltransferase: protein MTPSTPVGKVYLVGAGPGDPGLFTLKGKTLLEMADVVVYDALVSEPILAMINPQAERIHAGKRRGRHSLPQEDTTKILIEKAQEFAIVVRLKGGDPFVFGRGGEEMADLQAANIPVEIVPGITSGIAAPAYCGIPLTSRGYSCSATFVTGHEAAGKYQPQVNWQAIAQGSETLVIYMGIHNLPQIIPQLLEGGLTVDTPVALIRWGTRPDQEELLGNLGDIVQKVEATGFAAPAIAIVGRVVELHPQYDTLLHTAD, encoded by the coding sequence ATGACCCCTAGCACTCCCGTCGGCAAAGTTTACCTTGTTGGGGCAGGCCCCGGTGATCCGGGACTCTTTACCCTCAAGGGCAAAACCCTCCTCGAAATGGCTGATGTTGTTGTTTATGATGCCCTGGTTAGTGAGCCCATTTTGGCGATGATCAATCCCCAGGCAGAGCGGATCCATGCCGGGAAACGCCGGGGTAGACATTCCCTCCCCCAGGAAGACACCACAAAAATTTTGATCGAAAAAGCCCAGGAATTTGCCATTGTGGTGCGTTTGAAAGGGGGCGATCCCTTCGTTTTTGGGCGAGGCGGCGAAGAAATGGCCGACCTCCAAGCAGCTAATATTCCCGTAGAAATTGTTCCTGGAATCACCTCTGGCATTGCCGCCCCCGCCTACTGTGGCATTCCCCTCACCAGCCGTGGTTATAGTTGTTCAGCCACCTTTGTCACGGGCCACGAAGCGGCCGGCAAGTATCAACCCCAGGTCAACTGGCAGGCGATCGCCCAGGGTTCTGAGACCCTCGTGATCTACATGGGCATCCATAATCTGCCCCAAATTATTCCCCAGCTCCTCGAAGGGGGCTTAACCGTTGATACCCCCGTTGCCCTGATTCGTTGGGGGACGCGCCCGGATCAAGAAGAACTTCTGGGTAACCTCGGTGATATTGTTCAAAAAGTCGAAGCAACAGGCTTTGCCGCACCGGCGATCGCCATTGTGGGCCGGGTGGTAGAACTCCATCCCCAGTACGACACCCTGTTACATACGGCAGATTAA
- a CDS encoding tRNA (cytidine(34)-2'-O)-methyltransferase has translation MPQLVLVHPQIPPNTGNIARTCAATDTELHLVGPLGFEIGDRHLKRAGLDYWPHVKLSFYPDLEHFLQAQATRGGRLLGYSVRGTSQYTEFTYQDDDWLLFGSETQGLPPELLQRCDATLTIPINKTHVRSLNLSVSAAVGLFEVRRQLGL, from the coding sequence ATGCCCCAACTGGTTCTTGTTCATCCCCAAATCCCCCCCAATACAGGCAATATTGCCCGCACCTGTGCCGCCACCGATACGGAATTACACCTCGTCGGCCCCCTGGGTTTTGAAATTGGCGATCGCCACCTGAAACGCGCCGGTCTAGATTACTGGCCCCATGTCAAACTCTCCTTCTATCCTGACCTTGAGCATTTCCTCCAGGCCCAGGCCACCAGAGGGGGGCGTCTCCTGGGTTACAGCGTCCGGGGCACCAGCCAATACACAGAATTCACCTACCAAGATGATGACTGGTTACTCTTTGGCAGTGAAACCCAAGGCCTCCCGCCAGAACTGCTCCAACGCTGCGATGCAACCCTGACTATTCCTATCAATAAGACCCATGTTCGGAGCCTTAATCTTTCTGTGAGTGCGGCGGTGGGTCTCTTTGAAGTGCGGCGTCAATTAGGGCTTTAG